The proteins below come from a single uncultured Dethiosulfovibrio sp. genomic window:
- the mce gene encoding methylmalonyl-CoA epimerase, translated as MKVKVVDHIGIAVKSIEESLKFWEESLGIHCHGVEEVAEQKVKTAFLPIQDTEIELLEGTSEDSPVSKFIEKKGEGIHHLAIRVENLEEALAEMKAKGVRLIDETPRIGAGGAKIAFVHPKSSGGVLLELCERG; from the coding sequence TTGAAAGTAAAGGTAGTAGATCACATAGGAATAGCTGTCAAGAGCATAGAGGAGTCCCTCAAGTTCTGGGAGGAGTCTTTAGGCATCCACTGCCATGGTGTGGAGGAAGTGGCGGAGCAGAAGGTCAAGACCGCCTTTTTACCGATCCAGGACACTGAGATAGAGCTTCTGGAGGGTACCTCCGAGGATAGCCCGGTATCTAAGTTCATAGAGAAGAAAGGCGAGGGTATCCACCACTTAGCCATAAGGGTGGAGAACCTGGAGGAGGCCTTAGCGGAGATGAAGGCCAAGGGAGTCAGGTTGATAGACGAGACCCCAAGGATAGGGGCTGGCGGGGCTAAAATAGCCTTTGTCCACCCTAAATCCAGCGGGGGGGTCCTGCTGGAGCTCTGCGAGAGAGGTTAA
- a CDS encoding universal stress protein, producing the protein MKKILVAVDLSDLSQGLVRYGYEMAAMMEAEVSFIHVVPHPTLWKGYEPWLPPQFGSEVLEIAEKKLGRYIKKVCEEGLCPGHGCNGVHLIVKEGNPATTIIDLAQEEGFELVIMGHRGQSTLEWFLVGSTATSVARYAHCSVLIYRPDSPPQLEEQD; encoded by the coding sequence ATGAAAAAAATTCTCGTCGCTGTCGATCTGAGCGATCTTTCTCAGGGGTTGGTGAGGTACGGTTATGAGATGGCCGCTATGATGGAAGCGGAGGTCAGCTTTATCCACGTAGTTCCCCACCCGACCTTGTGGAAAGGTTACGAGCCATGGCTCCCACCTCAGTTTGGAAGCGAGGTGCTGGAGATCGCCGAGAAAAAGCTCGGCCGTTACATAAAGAAGGTCTGTGAGGAAGGGCTGTGTCCCGGCCACGGCTGTAACGGAGTACACCTGATAGTCAAGGAGGGGAACCCCGCTACTACCATAATAGACCTCGCTCAAGAAGAGGGTTTCGAGCTTGTCATAATGGGCCATCGCGGACAGTCCACCTTAGAGTGGTTCTTGGTGGGCAGCACCGCCACATCCGTCGCCCGTTACGCCCACTGTTCGGTGCTCATATATCGACCGGATTCTCCCCCTCAGTTGGAAGAACAGGACTGA
- a CDS encoding prepilin peptidase translates to MENIYLVSLGSVLGAIFGSFFNAIAIRTVEGRPWWGRERSRCPICDHELSSLDLIPLVSWLALKGRCRYCKGPISFRYPLVELLFVLWTGAALIRWGATFGGVGAVLGGWLMMLNAMTDLDSGYVYDKLAATIGIVGIAIRVFGGLPAILDGVYGALAGGGVIAAIIVISRGGMGWGDATLMAGAGALLGWKTAFLASYLGFMVGGTVALAMIAMKKAGRKDSVPLAPFLAAGVMIALIWGPNILGFWYYAPGWPWI, encoded by the coding sequence ATGGAAAACATCTATCTAGTCTCCTTAGGGAGTGTTCTGGGAGCCATATTCGGATCTTTTTTCAACGCTATCGCCATAAGGACCGTCGAAGGCAGACCCTGGTGGGGTAGGGAGAGGTCACGTTGCCCGATCTGCGATCACGAGCTCTCCTCTTTAGACCTCATCCCCTTGGTTTCCTGGCTGGCCCTAAAGGGCAGATGCAGATACTGCAAGGGGCCGATATCCTTCAGATATCCCCTTGTAGAGCTGCTGTTCGTCCTTTGGACGGGAGCAGCCCTTATCAGATGGGGAGCCACCTTCGGGGGAGTCGGGGCGGTCCTCGGAGGGTGGCTTATGATGTTAAACGCCATGACCGATCTGGACTCAGGCTACGTTTACGATAAACTGGCGGCAACTATAGGGATCGTCGGCATAGCCATCAGGGTTTTTGGGGGATTGCCCGCTATTCTCGACGGGGTTTACGGAGCTTTAGCAGGCGGAGGCGTCATAGCCGCCATAATAGTGATCAGTCGAGGGGGAATGGGATGGGGCGACGCCACTCTGATGGCAGGAGCAGGCGCCCTTCTCGGCTGGAAAACCGCCTTTTTAGCGTCTTATCTCGGATTTATGGTAGGGGGAACGGTGGCCCTGGCTATGATAGCCATGAAAAAGGCCGGCAGGAAAGACTCGGTACCTCTAGCGCCTTTCCTGGCGGCCGGTGTGATGATAGCCCTCATATGGGGCCCCAATATACTCGGTTTTTGGTACTACGCCCCCGGCTGGCCCTGGATCTGA
- a CDS encoding alpha/beta hydrolase, translating to MSFTEARGSYGDKIVRITAVEGENPSRVICLFHGVYGAASRKEGDKYWLLANKLAKGASVCLIETSRKVRDKWGFSDPQMWVQSAFSDKTYRQELYDQMSGLAEVRRSFGGLPVCLWGFSLGGINSLIIAGRQAEALVLEEGLTPPEVGEIEGVIVSGSGDSLKPQSSFHMDLPIIDSICDREVLHRACRSIDRGWARFFWGDMDGTFDRDSAYRLFDLTGTEDKAFHVVPGADHSFRNLEGMPSSEPLDYMIDRLMVPQIQGQPGA from the coding sequence TTGTCGTTTACGGAGGCTAGAGGAAGTTATGGCGATAAAATCGTTAGGATCACCGCAGTTGAGGGGGAGAATCCTTCCAGGGTTATCTGCCTTTTTCATGGGGTTTACGGCGCTGCCTCACGGAAAGAGGGGGATAAATACTGGCTTTTGGCGAACAAACTGGCCAAAGGGGCGTCGGTCTGTCTCATAGAGACCAGCAGAAAGGTCCGGGATAAATGGGGCTTCAGCGACCCTCAGATGTGGGTTCAATCCGCTTTCTCCGACAAAACCTACCGTCAGGAGCTTTACGACCAGATGTCCGGCCTGGCGGAGGTCCGCAGGTCCTTCGGTGGCCTTCCTGTCTGCCTGTGGGGTTTCTCCCTAGGTGGCATAAACTCGCTGATTATCGCCGGTAGACAGGCTGAAGCTTTGGTCCTCGAGGAGGGGTTAACTCCTCCTGAGGTCGGCGAAATAGAGGGGGTTATCGTGTCGGGCAGCGGGGATTCCCTTAAGCCCCAGTCGTCCTTTCATATGGACCTGCCGATAATCGACTCTATCTGCGATAGAGAGGTCCTCCACCGGGCCTGTCGGTCCATAGACCGAGGGTGGGCCCGGTTTTTCTGGGGGGATATGGACGGCACTTTCGACAGGGACTCGGCCTATCGGCTTTTCGATCTGACCGGTACGGAGGACAAGGCCTTTCACGTGGTTCCTGGGGCTGATCACTCCTTCCGAAACCTGGAAGGAATGCCCTCCTCGGAGCCTTTGGATTACATGATCGACAGGTTAATGGTCCCTCAGATCCAGGGCCAGCCGGGGGCGTAG
- the pssA gene encoding CDP-diacylglycerol--serine O-phosphatidyltransferase has translation MKRRLKIRGHEIHWRSYIPNMITSGNLLCGMLSLILTLKGQIYPAAWLIAFAVFFDFMDGKVARMLGVSSAFGVEFDSLGDVVSFGVAPAILVFSASLSQITGVWGALIAVFFALCGALRLARFNVVHMPGPFQGLPIPAAGLFLVSWIMAKITLHPYVMAVLVLFAGGLMISTVSYSNLKGLKRGMVNRRRMTFLKLMILVVAVTLRERALLVLLSIYVTSGLIKFDWENWLSTEEIPVEADR, from the coding sequence GTGAAAAGACGACTTAAGATAAGAGGTCACGAGATCCACTGGCGTTCCTACATACCTAATATGATAACCAGCGGTAACCTGCTCTGTGGTATGCTTTCCCTTATCCTTACCCTCAAGGGGCAGATATACCCCGCTGCCTGGCTCATAGCCTTTGCGGTGTTTTTCGACTTTATGGACGGAAAGGTCGCCAGGATGCTTGGGGTCAGCAGTGCCTTTGGCGTCGAGTTCGACAGCCTAGGAGACGTGGTGAGTTTCGGTGTCGCCCCGGCTATACTGGTTTTCTCCGCCTCTCTATCCCAGATCACTGGAGTATGGGGGGCCTTGATCGCCGTTTTCTTCGCCCTCTGCGGAGCCCTCAGGCTGGCTCGGTTCAACGTAGTACATATGCCAGGGCCTTTCCAGGGACTGCCTATCCCGGCGGCGGGACTTTTTCTCGTCTCCTGGATAATGGCTAAGATAACCCTCCATCCCTACGTGATGGCGGTGCTGGTTCTCTTCGCCGGTGGGCTCATGATCTCCACGGTGTCCTACAGTAACCTCAAGGGGCTGAAAAGAGGCATGGTAAACCGTAGAAGGATGACCTTCCTCAAGCTGATGATCCTTGTGGTGGCGGTCACCTTGAGGGAGAGAGCTCTCTTGGTGCTTCTGTCCATCTATGTCACCAGCGGACTCATAAAGTTTGACTGGGAGAATTGGCTTTCCACCGAAGAGATTCCTGTGGAGGCCGATAGGTAG
- a CDS encoding phosphatidylserine decarboxylase, producing the protein MKFAPDGYLSIGGALTLATVGALVCPLSTVVLVPLAALILWFYRDPDRTPECGPDGWVSPADGKVVEIFEVDHPYTGPATKVGIFMDPLSVHVNRVPRSGKVEYLKYVPGKKWMAFAEKASEENERFYLGIRTDCGPAMMVQIAGLLARRIVCRSKKGQPYRRGDRYGMIKFGSKVDVYLPKGVKLKVRVGQKVWAGKSCIGVCCREKTT; encoded by the coding sequence ATGAAGTTCGCTCCTGACGGCTATTTATCCATAGGAGGGGCGTTAACCCTAGCTACGGTGGGAGCTCTTGTCTGCCCCCTTTCGACGGTGGTGCTGGTTCCTCTGGCTGCCCTGATCCTATGGTTTTACAGGGATCCCGACAGAACACCTGAATGTGGTCCCGACGGATGGGTATCCCCCGCTGACGGCAAGGTGGTGGAGATATTCGAGGTCGATCACCCCTACACCGGTCCAGCTACGAAGGTGGGGATTTTCATGGATCCCTTAAGTGTCCACGTGAACAGGGTGCCTCGGTCCGGGAAGGTGGAGTACCTAAAGTACGTTCCCGGTAAAAAATGGATGGCCTTCGCCGAGAAGGCGTCGGAGGAGAACGAGAGGTTTTACCTCGGAATCCGCACCGACTGTGGTCCTGCTATGATGGTCCAGATCGCAGGACTTCTGGCGAGAAGGATCGTCTGCCGAAGCAAAAAAGGCCAGCCCTATCGCCGAGGTGATCGGTACGGCATGATAAAGTTTGGTTCCAAGGTTGACGTTTACTTGCCTAAAGGTGTAAAGTTAAAGGTAAGAGTCGGACAGAAAGTATGGGCCGGCAAGTCCTGTATAGGAGTGTGTTGTCGTGAAAAGACGACTTAA
- the gyrA gene encoding DNA gyrase subunit A, with protein sequence MENQNLFGKVISHPLVDEIKHSYLNYAMSVIVGRALPDARDGLKPVQRRILFAMQDLGLKHNQSYKKSARVVGETMGKYHPHGDSAIYETMVRMAQDFSMRYTLVDGQGNFGSIDGDSAAAMRYTEARLQELGEFMLQDIDEDTVEWGPNFDESLEEPLTLPAQVPNLLINGSTGIAVGMATNMPPHNLREVVDALCYFIDSGDDVEFGELMARLPGPDFPTGGVILGREGIIDAYRTGRGKVIVQGKTHVEEGKRGKSSVVITEIPYMVNKTTLIETIVSCVQNKTIDGITDIRDESDRQGLRVVLEISRDVDPELVIRQLYRRTQLQSTFGIINLALVEGRPKELPLSELLSVFLGHRRTVVKRRTAFRLRKAEARAHILEGLVKALGEIEQVISIVRGSDTGAIAKEALVSRLQFSELQAQAILEMRLQRLTGLERSKLEEEFAGLKSDIEGYRTILDNPIVLDGVIKEELVAIRDRYGDDRRTKIVERVGSDCSDADLIPKEDIVVMLSQDGYIRRVPLEDFSLQSKGGKGRRGARLREEDEVALMDIGTTHDDVYLFTSKGRVFAIKGYVISESKAGKGKLIGKYISLEEGESVVNIKAQLGSDTSFLFFVTRCGIAKRLPSSELSNLTRAGRRVVTVEEGDEIAQVRTTSGDDEILLVSAMGQALRVPEDEFRPMGRAARGVKAMKLKGGDRIISCEMICPDKCPLLVSETGIGKRTDFSEFTSHHRGGGGMKVMNINARTGLLAAVSSVSDDDEVIVMTAKGRMVRVAVKEIRVLGRTAAGSIVVRLDDGDSVVGLSVVQIEREDGFQ encoded by the coding sequence ATGGAAAATCAGAATTTGTTTGGAAAGGTAATATCCCATCCTCTGGTGGATGAGATAAAACACAGTTATCTGAATTACGCCATGAGCGTCATAGTGGGACGTGCCCTGCCCGACGCCAGGGACGGCCTCAAGCCGGTCCAGCGTCGTATACTCTTCGCCATGCAGGATCTAGGTTTAAAGCATAATCAGTCCTATAAAAAGTCCGCTAGAGTGGTCGGAGAGACCATGGGTAAGTACCACCCTCACGGAGACTCGGCTATATACGAGACTATGGTCCGAATGGCCCAGGATTTCAGCATGAGATATACCTTGGTGGACGGGCAGGGAAACTTCGGCTCAATAGACGGAGACAGCGCCGCCGCCATGAGGTACACCGAGGCCAGGCTCCAGGAGCTTGGTGAGTTTATGTTGCAGGATATAGACGAGGATACCGTCGAATGGGGACCGAACTTCGACGAGTCTCTGGAGGAGCCTCTGACTCTGCCAGCCCAGGTGCCTAACCTGTTGATCAACGGCAGCACCGGTATCGCCGTGGGAATGGCGACCAACATGCCGCCTCACAACCTCAGAGAGGTCGTTGACGCCCTGTGTTACTTCATCGATTCCGGCGATGATGTGGAGTTTGGGGAGCTTATGGCTCGCCTTCCGGGCCCCGATTTCCCCACCGGCGGCGTTATACTCGGCAGAGAGGGGATTATCGACGCCTACAGGACCGGTCGAGGAAAAGTTATAGTCCAGGGCAAGACCCACGTTGAGGAGGGCAAGAGGGGAAAAAGCTCGGTCGTCATAACCGAGATCCCCTATATGGTCAACAAGACCACCCTCATAGAGACCATAGTGTCCTGCGTCCAGAACAAGACCATAGACGGTATAACCGACATAAGGGACGAATCTGACAGGCAGGGACTCCGGGTGGTCCTGGAGATATCGAGAGACGTCGATCCCGAGCTGGTGATAAGACAGCTTTATCGAAGAACTCAGCTTCAGAGTACCTTCGGTATCATTAATCTCGCCCTCGTCGAGGGACGTCCTAAAGAGCTTCCTCTCTCCGAGCTGTTGTCCGTCTTTTTAGGACATCGCAGGACGGTAGTGAAGAGACGGACGGCCTTCAGGCTCCGGAAGGCGGAGGCTCGGGCCCATATCCTGGAGGGTCTGGTCAAGGCTCTCGGGGAGATAGAGCAGGTTATCTCTATCGTCAGAGGCTCCGATACAGGGGCGATAGCGAAAGAGGCCCTGGTCTCAAGGCTTCAGTTCTCCGAGCTTCAGGCCCAGGCTATACTTGAGATGAGGCTTCAGAGGCTGACGGGCCTTGAAAGGAGCAAGCTGGAGGAGGAATTCGCTGGCCTTAAGTCGGATATAGAGGGATACAGGACCATTCTCGATAACCCTATAGTCCTAGACGGCGTCATAAAGGAAGAGCTAGTGGCTATCAGGGATAGATACGGCGACGACAGACGGACCAAGATCGTCGAAAGGGTCGGCTCCGACTGTTCCGATGCGGACCTCATCCCCAAAGAGGACATAGTGGTGATGCTGTCCCAGGACGGCTATATCCGCAGGGTCCCTCTGGAGGACTTTTCCCTCCAGAGCAAGGGAGGTAAGGGAAGAAGGGGAGCCAGGCTGAGGGAAGAGGACGAGGTGGCCCTTATGGACATAGGGACCACCCATGACGATGTCTACCTTTTCACCAGCAAAGGCAGGGTCTTCGCCATAAAGGGTTACGTGATTTCCGAGAGCAAGGCGGGGAAAGGCAAGCTCATAGGCAAGTATATCTCCCTGGAGGAAGGGGAGTCGGTGGTAAACATCAAGGCTCAGTTGGGCAGCGACACCAGCTTTCTCTTCTTCGTAACCCGGTGTGGCATAGCCAAGAGGCTACCTTCCTCCGAACTGTCCAACCTCACTAGGGCTGGCAGACGGGTGGTAACCGTCGAAGAGGGAGACGAAATAGCCCAGGTAAGGACGACCTCCGGCGACGACGAGATACTGCTGGTGTCCGCCATGGGGCAGGCTTTAAGGGTGCCGGAGGACGAGTTCCGTCCTATGGGCAGGGCCGCCAGAGGGGTAAAGGCGATGAAGCTAAAAGGCGGGGACAGGATAATAAGCTGTGAGATGATTTGCCCCGATAAGTGTCCTCTTCTGGTCAGCGAGACCGGCATAGGCAAGAGGACTGATTTCTCAGAGTTCACCTCCCATCACAGAGGTGGCGGTGGTATGAAGGTCATGAACATAAACGCCAGAACCGGCCTGTTAGCGGCGGTTAGCTCGGTCTCCGACGACGACGAGGTCATAGTCATGACGGCGAAAGGCCGAATGGTTCGGGTGGCGGTCAAAGAGATAAGGGTTCTCGGTCGCACCGCCGCAGGCTCTATCGTCGTCAGGCTTGACGATGGCGATTCGGTGGTGGGCCTTAGCGTAGTCCAGATAGAGAGAGAGGATGGTTTTCAATGA
- a CDS encoding formate/nitrite transporter family protein translates to MKTPVEIAQSVCGLAQKKASWSVPQMLVLGALAGAYVAFGGWGMTVTTFDVQSVGVAKFIAGSVFSIGLILVVLAGGELFTGNCVMPLAVMSGCLPMKAVVRNWLWVYTANLVGAVIVAVLIYNTGLWRGDIGAKALSIAAGKMGLTWWEAFFRGIMCNWIVVLAVWLAMSADDVIGKIWAIYFPILVFVASGFEHSIANMYFMALGILIKGDPTVLASPLAPSDLGAVTIWGYFNNLIPVTAGNIVGGVLFVAVLYFSAFKKYLVKS, encoded by the coding sequence ATGAAAACACCTGTAGAGATCGCCCAGTCTGTTTGTGGTTTGGCGCAGAAAAAGGCATCCTGGTCGGTGCCTCAGATGCTGGTTTTAGGGGCCCTAGCAGGGGCCTACGTGGCTTTCGGGGGCTGGGGCATGACGGTGACCACCTTCGACGTTCAGTCCGTAGGAGTCGCAAAGTTTATCGCCGGTTCGGTTTTCTCCATTGGCCTGATCCTGGTGGTGCTGGCGGGAGGAGAGCTTTTTACCGGCAACTGTGTTATGCCTCTGGCGGTTATGTCCGGTTGTCTGCCTATGAAGGCGGTTGTCCGCAACTGGCTTTGGGTTTACACCGCAAACCTGGTAGGAGCTGTCATAGTGGCGGTGCTTATCTACAACACCGGTCTATGGCGGGGGGATATAGGCGCGAAGGCCTTGTCAATCGCCGCCGGTAAGATGGGACTCACCTGGTGGGAAGCCTTTTTCAGAGGCATCATGTGTAACTGGATTGTCGTATTGGCAGTGTGGTTGGCGATGAGCGCCGATGACGTGATAGGCAAGATATGGGCCATATACTTCCCCATCCTGGTCTTCGTGGCGTCAGGCTTTGAGCACTCTATCGCTAACATGTATTTCATGGCCCTAGGGATACTGATAAAAGGCGATCCCACCGTCCTGGCGTCCCCTCTGGCCCCATCCGATCTAGGGGCTGTGACCATCTGGGGATATTTTAACAACCTGATTCCTGTTACCGCCGGTAACATAGTAGGTGGAGTTCTTTTCGTGGCGGTGCTCTATTTCTCCGCCTTCAAAAAATATCTGGTTAAGAGCTGA
- a CDS encoding ATP-binding protein translates to MLEDLSHHILDIGENSMRGGASSVTISVEELKREGWLRFSVVDDGRGMDEETCRKVVDPFYTTRTTRKVGLGIPFLRQSAELCEGEFKLESTLGKGTSVLATFRYDSIDRPPLGDIPSSVMTLLVEAPRIRWIYRHVVDDRSFTMDIEAIWEVLGEPEALSDPSVALWIKDYIGENIGNIR, encoded by the coding sequence ATGCTTGAGGACCTTTCCCATCACATATTGGACATAGGGGAGAACAGCATGAGGGGAGGGGCCTCTTCGGTCACCATATCGGTGGAGGAGCTTAAAAGGGAGGGATGGCTTCGGTTTTCGGTGGTCGACGACGGCAGGGGCATGGACGAAGAGACCTGCCGTAAGGTAGTGGACCCTTTCTATACCACCAGGACCACCAGAAAGGTTGGCCTTGGCATTCCTTTTCTCCGTCAGTCAGCGGAGCTTTGCGAAGGAGAGTTCAAGCTGGAGTCCACCTTAGGCAAAGGCACCTCGGTGCTGGCCACCTTTCGATACGACTCTATCGACAGGCCTCCGTTGGGGGATATACCGTCGTCGGTTATGACACTGCTTGTGGAGGCCCCTAGGATTAGGTGGATATACCGCCACGTGGTGGACGACCGGTCTTTCACTATGGACATAGAGGCTATCTGGGAGGTCCTGGGGGAGCCTGAGGCCCTGTCGGATCCTTCGGTGGCCCTGTGGATCAAGGATTATATCGGGGAAAACATAGGCAACATAAGGTAG
- a CDS encoding PHP domain-containing protein, which produces MNLRPVKVDLHLHTVLSPCGELEMGAPEVVAKALHEGIEILAITDHNSCLNYPALKGAARDSALTVIPGMEVQTVEDVHVVTLFPDYERALACQDWVWEALPDVPNREDLFGYQVVIDEKNGVLDMVPRLLVQGTDRTVDQVIHKVHQLGGLTILAHVDRPAFSYLAVLGFIPDDLTVDAVEVSARATEEQAKAIMDSYPSRTFLKSSDSHRLSEIDGDRCSTMILGDVSFDEIKKALLRQDGRSVEAKWRRSDA; this is translated from the coding sequence GTGAACCTCCGGCCTGTGAAGGTAGACCTCCACCTTCACACCGTCCTGTCTCCCTGTGGAGAACTGGAGATGGGGGCACCGGAGGTGGTGGCCAAGGCCCTTCATGAGGGCATAGAGATTCTCGCGATTACGGACCACAACAGCTGTCTGAACTATCCCGCCCTGAAGGGGGCCGCCAGAGATTCTGCCCTTACGGTCATACCCGGCATGGAGGTGCAGACAGTGGAGGACGTCCACGTTGTGACCTTGTTCCCCGATTACGAAAGGGCCTTGGCCTGTCAGGACTGGGTTTGGGAGGCCCTCCCGGACGTTCCCAATCGGGAGGACCTGTTTGGCTACCAGGTGGTTATAGACGAGAAGAACGGCGTCCTGGACATGGTTCCTAGGTTGCTGGTCCAGGGGACCGACAGGACGGTGGACCAAGTGATCCATAAAGTCCACCAGCTGGGCGGATTGACCATACTGGCTCACGTGGACAGGCCAGCTTTTTCCTACCTGGCGGTGCTGGGGTTCATCCCCGACGATCTGACTGTGGACGCAGTGGAGGTCTCAGCCCGGGCGACGGAGGAACAGGCTAAAGCTATAATGGATAGCTACCCCTCCCGGACGTTTCTGAAATCATCCGACTCTCACCGGCTTTCGGAGATAGACGGCGATAGATGTTCCACGATGATACTCGGGGACGTCTCTTTCGACGAGATAAAAAAGGCACTCCTTCGGCAGGATGGAAGGAGCGTAGAGGCAAAATGGAGGCGAAGCGATGCTTGA
- a CDS encoding serine kinase has translation MKISELVEALALEVKACGDVDEEISGVVVGDLLSFIMAKGQPGWAWITIQSHVNVAAVAVLRDMPLIVVASGRPVDDDLVQRCSQEGVTLAYSPLSAYVLSGKIYGLGLTEAS, from the coding sequence GTGAAAATATCCGAACTGGTGGAGGCTCTGGCTCTTGAGGTCAAAGCCTGTGGGGACGTGGATGAGGAGATCTCCGGGGTGGTCGTAGGAGACCTGCTCAGCTTTATAATGGCCAAAGGCCAGCCTGGTTGGGCGTGGATAACGATCCAGTCCCACGTAAACGTGGCGGCGGTGGCGGTGCTCAGGGATATGCCTCTCATCGTGGTCGCCTCCGGGAGGCCAGTGGACGACGATCTGGTGCAGAGGTGTTCCCAGGAGGGGGTTACCCTGGCATATTCCCCTCTCTCCGCCTACGTGCTGTCGGGGAAGATCTACGGCCTAGGGCTCACCGAGGCCTCGTGA
- a CDS encoding [Fe-Fe] hydrogenase large subunit C-terminal domain-containing protein, with product MTTGIKVQLSSCRGCSRCIRACPTEAMRVFDKKVKVIEDLCVDCGECLRKCEDRAIVLNEDNWRLLASQERTVVVADPAFYAQTRGYSCPEELRKRLEEAGLEDITPWTGLAFDVTAYAIAKEVDRRGPESLPLISTYCPAVIRLIQINYPELVGRFVPIESPLETAVSLWREDTGRTDDVTLIAPCPAKIALVRCPEGRGESSIRYAVSVQKVVRDLLAGGIDVDSPVPPCSKELRYLQWSLRGGEAKHVASFCDRPIKTISVAGLRNTVDLLRELELGRLEGVDYIECRACDLGCIGGVGNLESRFLTHLRLDHSEVSWEMDPETESEVIRRYDQGIFKLPIPIKARQRIPLDADLKQAMIRLREMNQIYADLPHLDCGSCGRPSCRALAEDVVRGNGDPSDCIFKLRERIYELAQEMAELSSRSPHVLK from the coding sequence GTGACCACCGGAATAAAGGTACAGCTTTCCAGCTGTCGAGGTTGTTCTCGGTGTATAAGGGCCTGTCCTACAGAGGCCATGAGGGTCTTCGACAAAAAGGTAAAGGTCATAGAGGATCTGTGCGTCGACTGCGGCGAGTGTCTCAGAAAGTGCGAGGATCGGGCCATAGTCCTCAACGAGGATAACTGGAGGCTTCTCGCCAGCCAGGAGAGGACGGTGGTCGTGGCTGACCCGGCTTTCTACGCCCAGACCAGAGGATACAGCTGTCCTGAGGAGCTGAGAAAGAGGCTTGAGGAGGCAGGTCTTGAGGATATAACCCCTTGGACGGGCCTGGCCTTCGACGTTACCGCCTACGCCATAGCGAAGGAGGTGGATAGGCGAGGGCCTGAGAGCCTTCCCCTTATATCCACTTATTGTCCCGCCGTGATCCGGCTCATACAGATAAACTATCCCGAGCTGGTGGGGCGATTCGTCCCTATAGAGTCACCTCTGGAGACGGCGGTATCCCTCTGGAGGGAGGATACCGGAAGGACCGACGACGTCACTTTGATAGCTCCCTGCCCCGCTAAGATCGCCCTGGTCCGCTGTCCCGAGGGGAGAGGGGAGAGCTCGATCCGTTATGCGGTGTCGGTTCAGAAGGTCGTCAGGGATCTTCTTGCTGGAGGGATCGACGTCGATAGCCCTGTTCCCCCCTGTAGCAAGGAACTCAGGTATCTCCAGTGGTCCCTGAGAGGAGGAGAGGCCAAGCACGTGGCCTCCTTCTGCGATAGGCCCATAAAGACCATCTCCGTTGCGGGGCTGAGAAACACCGTTGATTTGCTCAGAGAGCTGGAGTTAGGCAGGCTGGAGGGAGTGGACTACATAGAGTGTCGTGCCTGTGACCTGGGCTGTATCGGAGGGGTTGGCAACCTGGAGTCCCGTTTTCTGACCCATCTCAGGTTGGATCATTCGGAGGTCAGTTGGGAGATGGACCCAGAGACCGAGTCCGAGGTTATAAGACGATACGATCAAGGGATATTTAAACTTCCTATACCTATAAAGGCCAGGCAGAGGATTCCTCTGGACGCTGACCTCAAGCAGGCTATGATCCGACTGAGGGAGATGAACCAGATCTACGCTGATCTGCCCCATCTGGACTGCGGTTCCTGCGGTCGGCCTTCCTGTCGGGCTCTGGCGGAGGACGTGGTCCGAGGCAACGGCGATCCGTCGGACTGTATCTTCAAGCTCAGGGAGAGGATCTACGAGCTGGCTCAGGAGATGGCAGAGCTGTCGTCCCGCTCGCCTCACGTCCTGAAATAG
- a CDS encoding ATP-binding protein: protein MYDREASGSLNEAYTEEYIVKGDSFLEVGEASTKLKSSLKMLGLPSNVTRRASVVVYEAEMNVMIHAGGGVIRAYIYPDYLIIEAADQGPGIPDVDLAMQEGYSTASDRIRELGFGAGMGLPNIKRNSDDLTIDTELGRGTTLRATLRFERG from the coding sequence ATGTACGATAGAGAAGCGTCAGGCTCCTTAAACGAAGCCTACACCGAGGAGTATATAGTCAAGGGAGACAGTTTTCTGGAGGTCGGGGAGGCCTCCACGAAGCTGAAGAGTAGCCTTAAGATGCTTGGATTGCCCTCAAACGTCACTAGGAGGGCCTCGGTGGTGGTCTACGAGGCGGAGATGAACGTGATGATCCACGCAGGAGGAGGGGTTATCCGGGCCTACATCTACCCCGATTACCTCATAATAGAGGCCGCTGACCAGGGGCCCGGGATACCTGATGTGGATTTAGCGATGCAGGAGGGGTATTCAACCGCCTCCGACAGGATAAGGGAGCTCGGTTTTGGGGCTGGTATGGGCCTTCCCAACATAAAGAGAAACTCCGATGATCTGACCATAGACACCGAGCTAGGGAGAGGGACCACTTTAAGGGCCACCTTGCGTTTTGAGAGGGGGTAA